The following proteins come from a genomic window of Azoarcus sp. PA01:
- a CDS encoding NCS1 family nucleobase:cation symporter-1 — MEKIDLEIHRIDPTLYNEDLAPLAPEKRKWGWFEIFNVWSNDIQSLFGYTLAATLFISYGLNGWAVFAGIILAGVIVNVLVNLTGKPGVKYGIPYPVIARASLGVRGANFPALIRGIVAIFWYGVQTYFASTALALLFNALLGHPGGPTLLGMDAVGWFSYAVVCVFQLALFMRGIDWITNFLNWAGPLVYLVMIALLGVIWYKAGGGLVAELGNIFDGQGEHPGGQVAAFVAVVGTMVAYFAAVVINYGDFSRYVKSEKQMKWGNFLGLPVSLAFFSFLALFITAGTAVLFGEIVTNPADMVAKVDNLALTVIAALTFFAATVGINLVANFIPAAFGLANLAPAKISARTGGIITAVVAFFIGGLWVSLISNIGIAGFVDTLGAVLAPLYGIVVADYYLVRKQKLDVQDLFSAEPGSTYYFDHGWNKRALAAFSVASVFSVMSVWVPALSAFAGFAWMFGALFGGVLHLGLMSRRRVELVPA; from the coding sequence AATCGATCTGGAAATCCACAGGATCGACCCGACGCTCTACAACGAGGATCTCGCGCCGCTGGCACCCGAAAAGCGCAAGTGGGGCTGGTTTGAGATCTTCAACGTATGGTCGAACGACATCCAGAGCCTGTTCGGCTACACGCTCGCGGCGACGCTGTTCATCTCCTACGGCCTGAACGGCTGGGCAGTGTTCGCGGGCATCATTCTCGCGGGCGTGATCGTCAATGTGCTCGTGAACCTCACCGGCAAGCCCGGTGTGAAGTACGGCATCCCCTATCCGGTGATCGCCCGTGCGAGCCTCGGCGTGCGCGGTGCGAACTTCCCCGCGCTGATCCGCGGCATCGTCGCGATCTTCTGGTACGGCGTGCAGACCTACTTCGCTTCGACCGCGCTCGCGCTGCTCTTCAATGCGCTGCTCGGCCATCCGGGCGGGCCGACTTTACTCGGCATGGATGCGGTCGGCTGGTTCTCCTATGCGGTCGTGTGCGTGTTCCAGCTGGCGCTCTTCATGCGCGGCATCGACTGGATCACGAACTTCCTGAACTGGGCCGGGCCGCTGGTCTATCTCGTGATGATCGCGCTGCTCGGGGTGATCTGGTACAAGGCCGGCGGTGGCCTCGTGGCCGAGCTCGGCAACATCTTCGACGGCCAGGGCGAGCATCCGGGCGGGCAGGTGGCGGCCTTCGTCGCGGTGGTCGGCACGATGGTCGCGTACTTCGCCGCGGTGGTGATCAACTACGGTGATTTCTCGCGCTACGTGAAAAGCGAGAAGCAGATGAAGTGGGGCAACTTCCTCGGCCTGCCGGTGAGCCTCGCTTTCTTCTCCTTCCTCGCGCTGTTCATCACCGCCGGAACCGCGGTGCTGTTCGGCGAGATCGTCACCAATCCGGCCGACATGGTCGCCAAGGTCGACAACCTCGCGTTGACCGTCATCGCCGCGCTGACCTTCTTCGCCGCGACCGTCGGGATCAACCTCGTGGCGAACTTCATCCCGGCCGCGTTCGGCCTCGCGAACCTCGCGCCGGCGAAGATCAGCGCGCGCACCGGCGGCATCATCACCGCGGTCGTGGCGTTTTTCATCGGCGGGCTGTGGGTCTCGCTGATCAGCAACATCGGCATCGCCGGCTTCGTCGATACCCTGGGCGCAGTGCTGGCCCCGCTGTACGGCATCGTCGTCGCCGACTACTACCTCGTGCGCAAGCAAAAGCTCGACGTGCAGGACCTGTTCTCGGCGGAGCCCGGTTCGACGTACTACTTCGACCACGGCTGGAACAAGCGCGCGCTGGCGGCGTTCTCGGTGGCCTCGGTGTTCTCGGTGATGTCGGTGTGGGTGCCGGCGTTGTCCGCTTTTGCCGGCTTTGCGTGGATGTTCGGTGCGCTGTTCGGCGGGGTGCTGCACCTGGGGCTGATGTCACGCCGTCGTGTGGAGCTGGTGCCGGCCTGA
- a CDS encoding AMP-binding protein: MNRLSAATGDAEVLQIVRVLVAELRPGQRLTPELDSHLERDLGLDSLARVELLARLEHAAGVRLPAGTLAAAETPRQLLAALRAAHPELAAQQTDIVVPETRGETIETPAHADTLLEVLEWHAARSPRHVHIRLLRDDVEIATLTHDELLQGARRIAAGLQQRGLARGEAVAIMLPTALEFFTSFFGALLAGGVPVPMYPPTRPSQLEDHLRRQAGILDSCEAPVLVTDADVRTVARLLATQSPSLKQVATVQELAATAGSSTSTTVGAADLALLQYTSGSTGNPKGVMLSHANLLANIRAWSRTIGMNADDVTVSWLPLYHDMGLIAAWLGSLYNGSALVLMSPLDFLSRPARWLWTIHRYRGSLSAGPNFAYELVLKHVDDAQLAGLDLSCWRVAVNGAEPVSPDTIERFSERFARYGLRRETVMPSYGLAENAVGLAVPLPGREARIDRIAREPFFRDRQARSIPANDPTAIRFVGCGQPLPGHELRVTDPAGGELPERRVGRIEFRGPSATSGYLRNPEETRKLRHGTWLDTGDLGYVADGELFVTGRVKDMIIRGGRNLYPYELEDAIGALPGVRRGCVAVFGASDPTTASERLVAVVETRATHDDERRSLQHTIEGLAVELLGVPLDEVVLAPPHSVLKTSSGKIRRVATRDLYVSGALGRQRSVRMQLLRLAASALVERASRALSRGAALLWAGWAWIALVLLAVPVWLAVAALRRPAAGWRIGSHAARLLARLVGIRLEVRGRENLPARAPCIVVANHASYLDGLIAVAALPRSFAFVAKRELQDSPIAYRFLQGLGAEFVERFAVQDSVDAAHRLAGRAREGTALFYFAEGTFVGQPGLREFRLGAFLAACDARLPVVPVTLRGTRTVLPDATWRPRRAAITVSIAPPILPQGSDWSAALALRDATRATILAECGEPDATA; this comes from the coding sequence ATGAATCGACTCTCGGCAGCGACCGGTGACGCAGAAGTGCTACAGATCGTGCGCGTGCTCGTCGCCGAGCTTCGCCCGGGACAGCGGCTGACGCCGGAGCTCGACAGCCATCTCGAGCGGGATCTGGGGCTCGACAGTCTTGCACGCGTCGAGTTGCTCGCGCGCCTCGAGCATGCGGCCGGCGTCCGCCTGCCGGCCGGCACGCTCGCCGCGGCCGAGACTCCGCGCCAGCTGCTCGCAGCGCTGCGCGCCGCCCATCCCGAGCTTGCCGCACAGCAGACCGATATCGTTGTGCCGGAAACGCGCGGCGAGACGATCGAAACCCCCGCGCACGCCGACACGCTGCTCGAGGTGCTGGAGTGGCACGCTGCGCGCTCGCCCCGGCACGTGCACATTCGCCTGCTGCGCGACGACGTCGAGATCGCGACGCTGACGCACGACGAGTTGCTGCAAGGCGCGCGCCGCATTGCCGCCGGCCTGCAGCAGCGGGGACTTGCGCGCGGCGAAGCCGTCGCGATCATGCTGCCGACGGCGCTCGAGTTCTTCACGAGCTTTTTCGGCGCCTTGCTGGCCGGAGGCGTGCCCGTGCCGATGTATCCGCCGACGCGCCCGTCACAGCTCGAAGATCATCTGCGCCGCCAGGCCGGCATTCTCGACAGCTGCGAAGCGCCGGTGCTGGTCACGGACGCGGACGTGCGCACCGTCGCGCGTCTGCTCGCGACGCAGTCGCCAAGTCTGAAGCAGGTCGCAACGGTGCAGGAACTGGCAGCGACTGCCGGCAGCAGCACGTCAACCACGGTGGGGGCGGCCGACCTTGCCCTGCTTCAGTACACCTCGGGCAGCACCGGCAACCCCAAAGGTGTCATGCTCAGCCACGCCAACCTGCTCGCGAACATCCGGGCGTGGAGCCGCACGATCGGGATGAACGCCGACGATGTCACGGTGAGCTGGCTGCCGCTGTATCACGACATGGGTCTGATCGCGGCCTGGCTCGGCAGCCTGTACAACGGCTCCGCGCTGGTGCTGATGTCGCCGCTGGATTTCCTGTCACGGCCGGCGCGCTGGCTGTGGACGATCCACCGTTATCGCGGCAGTCTCTCGGCAGGGCCGAATTTCGCCTACGAGCTCGTACTGAAGCATGTCGACGATGCGCAGCTCGCGGGGCTGGACCTGTCGTGCTGGCGAGTTGCCGTCAATGGAGCCGAGCCCGTCAGTCCGGACACGATCGAGCGCTTCAGCGAGCGCTTCGCGCGCTACGGTCTGCGCCGCGAGACCGTGATGCCGTCGTACGGGCTCGCCGAGAACGCCGTCGGGCTGGCAGTTCCCCTCCCCGGGCGGGAGGCACGGATCGACCGCATCGCGCGCGAGCCGTTTTTCCGCGACCGCCAGGCGCGCTCGATACCGGCGAATGACCCGACCGCGATTCGCTTCGTCGGCTGCGGGCAGCCGCTGCCCGGGCATGAACTGCGCGTGACGGATCCGGCCGGTGGCGAACTGCCGGAGCGCCGCGTCGGCCGCATCGAGTTCCGCGGCCCGTCGGCCACGTCCGGCTATCTGCGCAATCCCGAGGAAACCCGCAAGCTGAGGCACGGAACCTGGCTCGACACTGGCGACCTCGGCTACGTCGCCGACGGCGAGCTCTTCGTCACCGGCCGCGTCAAGGACATGATCATCCGCGGCGGGCGGAACCTCTATCCGTACGAACTCGAGGATGCGATCGGTGCGCTGCCGGGCGTGCGCAGGGGCTGCGTCGCGGTGTTCGGCGCTTCCGACCCCACCACGGCGAGCGAACGACTCGTCGCCGTCGTCGAAACGAGGGCGACGCACGACGACGAGCGCCGTAGCTTGCAGCACACGATCGAAGGCCTCGCCGTCGAGCTGCTCGGCGTGCCGCTCGACGAAGTCGTGCTGGCGCCGCCGCACAGCGTGCTGAAAACATCAAGCGGAAAGATCCGCCGTGTCGCGACGCGCGACCTGTACGTCAGCGGGGCGCTGGGCCGGCAGCGCAGCGTACGCATGCAGTTGCTGCGTCTCGCGGCGTCGGCGCTCGTGGAGCGCGCTTCACGAGCGCTGTCTCGCGGCGCGGCGTTGCTGTGGGCGGGCTGGGCGTGGATCGCTCTCGTGCTGCTTGCGGTGCCGGTCTGGCTGGCGGTCGCGGCGCTGCGCCGCCCTGCTGCGGGCTGGCGCATCGGAAGCCACGCGGCGCGGCTGCTCGCGCGGCTGGTCGGCATCCGCCTCGAGGTCCGCGGCCGGGAAAATCTCCCGGCGCGTGCTCCCTGCATCGTCGTCGCGAACCACGCGAGCTATCTCGACGGCCTGATCGCCGTCGCCGCGCTCCCGCGATCTTTCGCGTTCGTCGCGAAGCGCGAACTGCAGGACAGCCCGATCGCCTATCGCTTCCTGCAGGGCCTCGGCGCCGAGTTCGTCGAGCGCTTCGCAGTGCAGGACAGCGTCGACGCCGCCCACCGCCTTGCCGGACGGGCGCGCGAAGGGACAGCGCTGTTCTACTTCGCCGAAGGCACTTTCGTCGGACAGCCCGGGCTGCGCGAATTTCGCCTCGGTGCCTTCCTCGCCGCGTGCGACGCCCGCCTGCCCGTGGTGCCGGTAACCCTTCGCGGCACACGCACCGTGTTGCCCGACGCGACGTGGCGCCCTCGCCGTGCCGCGATCACCGTATCGATCGCCCCTCCGATCCTGCCGCAGGGCTCGGACTGGAGCGCGGCACTCGCGCTGCGCGACGCGACGCGCGCAACGATCCTCGCCGAGTGCGGCGAACCCGACGCGACTGCGTAA